Genomic segment of Thermodesulfatator atlanticus DSM 21156:
CGTAATTGTTTGCAGCCTAACTAAAAGGAATGGAAACTAATAAATAGAATTGTCAATAGTAACAGCCTGCACGTTTGCAGCCTAACTAAAAGGAATGGAAACGATAGACCTGTAAAACGTCGTTCTCTCCCTGATCAACGTTTGCAGCCTAACTAAAAGGAATGGAACCCGTCCCAGATGCCCGGGAGGCATGGGAGAAGGCCGTTTCGCTTGCGGAAAGGCACGTGGAAAAACTTTCGCGCGAGGGAACTTATTACGCCAGCAAAAGGCTTATCGCCGAGATGAAAAAGGCCATAGAGGCCGGAAGGGAGGACCTTCTCGTGCGGGCTATCAACTGGTGGCTCTACGACAGGCAGCTATACTTTTTAAAGCGCGTGGCCCGCACAGAGGCGGCCAATGCCTTTCATCTGGCGCAAATCAAGGCTACCGAAGACGACCCGTACGTGATCGGCTACCAGTGGCGACTTTCAAGCAGCCATCCGCGGCCTGATATCTGCGATTGGTATGCCAGCGTGGATTTCGGGCTGGGAAAAGGCGTGTGGCCCAAAGACCGGGTGCCGCGGAAAAAGGCTCACCCACACTGCATGTGCTACCTGCTTCCCAGGGTTTCGAAGGTAAAGACTCCAAGAGTCAAGAACTTCGCAGAACTGTGGGAGAATCTTTCGCCGGAGGTAAGGCGCGAAATTCTTCCTCGCTGGGCGTCAAAGCTTGCCCATGCAGGGGTTTCGCCGGATGAGTTTCTTGCTGCGGATAAGCTTTCTTTTATACGGAGAAAGGACTTCATTGCTCGCATGGGCAAGGAGCGCTTTGAGGCCCTTTCGGCCATCGGCGGCGCCCTTGAGGAGGTAAAATGGCGGGATCTTGGACGACACGTAATGGCGCGTAAGGACTACGTCAAGGATGCCCTGGAGCTTAATCGCCGGGTTGATAGCGTTCTAAAGGATAAAAAAGCAAAAGTTTGGGCAATAAAACACTCCAAAAAAGGGCTTGTGAGGATTTATGTAGTTTCCTCTCAAGGAGAGCTTGCTATCATTGAGCGGGACGGTACCAGAGTATCGTGGTTCCCTCTTGACAGACAAAACCCCGATGCTTTCATTCAAAAGATGAAAGAAAGGATTTCGGGGTCACAGGAGTTTGTCTTTGTCGGTGAAAGAGGAGCTTTATGGCCCGAAAAGTAACCCCAGAAGAGATGTATCGCTTTGTTAGTGAGGCGCTTACTTTTAGCGCCGAAGAGCTAATTTTGCTTCTGCCGGAGTACCGAGAGGGGTTAAAAAACTCTCCGAAAACCAGAGACGTAGATCGTATGGTATTTGAAAACATTAAGAACCTCCCAGAGATCTGGGAAGACGACGACACCTATCCGCTTGAAAAGTGGTGGTGGCACCTGAGAAAGATTGCCCACCGGGAATATCCTGCCGAACTTTTGCCTGCTTATCTGCGCGAGATTTATCTGGCCAGCGGCGAGTAGCTGGATTTTGTCGCCGCTTTCATTTAAAGCGAGCTTCAAAATCGCCTTCTGAGGCTTTTTCCTTGCCAGCCCTAACTGAGGAGGTATATGTCAGCACGAGAAAGCCTCTCAGAGAGGTTTCTAGACGCCTTAGAAAGTTTGCAGCCTAACAAAAAGAAATGATTTGTGAATTCTTCGCCTTCGGCTCAGATGACATAGGGGAATATGTTCAGGATTGGAGAAAGAAATTCGTGCAGAATTATAGAGTGGGAGGGCAGCCCAGAATGAAAAAGATGGGGAGGTGTATTAATCTTATTAGAAGATAAATTCTGCTCAATTTTAAAGTTGTTCAAGGGTCTCTTTATATACCACTACCAAGCCACTAGGACATAGACAAAAAACGAAGGGGATCCGTTCCTATTTTTAGAAACGAAAAATAGGAACGGATCCTTTTATTTTAGGTGTCACCTCTGGTTGAGGCGACACCCTTTGGTCTATTTTGTGGCTTTTTGGAATTTTAGGTCAAAGCGGTCAAGGTTCATTACCTTATCCCAGGCAGCCACAAAGTCCTTTACGAACTTTTCTTTTCCGTCAGAAGAAGCATATACCTCTGCCACGGCCCTGAGTTCACCGTGGTGACCAAAGATCAAATCAACCCGGGTGGCTGTCCATTTGAGCGCACGGCTCTTGCGGTCATAGCCGTTAAAAAGATAGAGATGTTCGTCCGCAGGCTCCCATTCAATACCCATGTCCAACAAATTGGTGAAAAAGTCATTTGAAAGCACGCCGACATTTTCGGTAAAAACGCCATGTTTGGCATATTGATACGTAGCCCCAAGTACCCTTAAACCACCAAGAAGAACAGTCATTTCAGGCACCGTGAGAGTCAAAAGCTGGGCCTTATCCACCAGCCAGTACTCCGCAGGCCAGTATTTCTCAGCGGCCTTGGCCGGGTTTTTAAAGTAGTTTCTAAAGCCATCGGCAAAAGGCTCAATAGCCGCGTAAAAGGGCTTATCGATTTGTTCCTGGGCAGCATCAACCCGCCCAGGAACACAAGGCACCTCAATGTCAAAGTCTGCTTTACGGGCGGCCTCTTCAATAGCCGCACAACCACCAAGGACAATCAAGTCCGCCAAAGAGACTTTTTTCGCACCCTTTTGCCGCTCATTGAACTCCCGCTGGATGGCTTCATAGGTGGCTATTATTTTGGCAAGGTCCTCAGGGTGATTTACCTCCCAGTCTTTAAGGGGAGAAAGCCTTAGGCGCGCCCCGTTTGCTCCGCCTTTGCGGTCTGAGTCCCGGTAAGTTGCCGCCGAAGACCAGGCGGTATAAACAAGCTGCGGAATACTAAGCCCAGAGGCCAAAACCGCTTTTTTCAATTGGGAAATATCTTCCTGGTCTATGACTTCAAAGTCTCTTTTGGGTAGGGGATCCTGCCAGATATAGACTTCCTCTGGCACATCTTGGCCAACGTAGCATTCAGGTGGCCCCATATCACGGTGGATGAGTTTGAACCATGCCCGGGCAAAGGCCTTTTCAAACTCTTCGGGATTTTCCAAAAAGCGCTTGGCAATGGCGGCATAAGCAGGATCAAACTTAAGGGCAAGGTCTGCGGTAAGCATCATCGGGGGGTGCTTTTTATCAGGGTCGTAGGCGTCTGGAATGATTTCCGGGCCGTC
This window contains:
- the katG gene encoding catalase/peroxidase HPI, with amino-acid sequence MEVDMSGKGQEKRKRWITDWWPTRLNLKVLRQNDPRSNPYGEDFDYVKEFESLDLAAVKEDLKKLMTDSQDWWPADFGHYGPLFIRMAWHSAGSYRIFDGRGGARTGDLRLAPRYNWPDNMNLDKAIRLLWPIKQKYGRKISWADLIVLAGNVALEVMGVKTAGFSGGREDIWEPDESPDWGPEEEMLSGKERYREGELERPFAATEMGLIYVNPEGPEGNPDPVASAKQIRTAFARMGMNDEETVALIAGGHAFGKCHGACPDTYVGPDPDSSPPNQQGLGWKNSYKTGKGPDTFTSGFELTWSPTPTKFGISYLHLLFNHEWELTKSPAGKHQWVAKDGPEIIPDAYDPDKKHPPMMLTADLALKFDPAYAAIAKRFLENPEEFEKAFARAWFKLIHRDMGPPECYVGQDVPEEVYIWQDPLPKRDFEVIDQEDISQLKKAVLASGLSIPQLVYTAWSSAATYRDSDRKGGANGARLRLSPLKDWEVNHPEDLAKIIATYEAIQREFNERQKGAKKVSLADLIVLGGCAAIEEAARKADFDIEVPCVPGRVDAAQEQIDKPFYAAIEPFADGFRNYFKNPAKAAEKYWPAEYWLVDKAQLLTLTVPEMTVLLGGLRVLGATYQYAKHGVFTENVGVLSNDFFTNLLDMGIEWEPADEHLYLFNGYDRKSRALKWTATRVDLIFGHHGELRAVAEVYASSDGKEKFVKDFVAAWDKVMNLDRFDLKFQKATK